CATGTATAGTTTGCATAGTTTTTTATTTGCCAAAACCGAAAATACACAGTCTTTCCTTTGCCGATTACTGATAAGTTTCGGTTTGATTGTTTGTCAAAATAGGATGTAAGTTGTACAGAACCAATGGCATTTAATTGCAGTTAGTTCTGTGAGAATCAGAATGTAATTGTTTGTAGTTCTTTTAGAAAAAATATTAGTGAAGCCGCCGATAATAAGGACGATAATTGTCTGTTAATGTAAAGAAATGGGCATGATAAAAGAAAGGGTAAAGCTCTGTTAACCAATTATTTGTTGATAACATGGCAAAAAAAATTGAAAATGAATGAAAAGAATAGAGAATCAAAGGAGTAATTGGAACTACCTCTTTGTTATGAGAAAAAAATAGAGTTACCGATGCCGTCGGAAATATTGAAAAATATTCATAGTAAATTAGGTATTGATGGTTTGTGTTTATATACCTCTAAATTAATGCAAAGCTAAAGTAAAATTGTTTACCCACCAAAATTATTTTTCCTTTTTTGAGAATTAATTAAAAAAAGGTTGATTTTTTTGATAAAACATTAATGCAGGCAGATTTTTTTTCATTTTTGTGAATCATCGTATTTAAACCTATCGCTTGTTTTCGTATCTTTGTAGCCTTTTCCAATATGTTTTGCTTCCCATTTACCCCATCGTTCCCTTCACCAAACCTCCATCTACACTGATTGTCTGACCTGTAATATAACGACTTACAGGTGAAAGCAGCCACAAAGCCAATGATGCAAAATCAGCCGCTTCGCCCATTTGCCCCGTTTTGGTTTGGGCTTCAAAGGTAGAACGGGCATCACCTATTGAGATTCCCTCATTTTCGCTTTTTTTCTTCAATAGTTCTTCCATTCTTGGAGTAGCGTGGTAGCCTGGTGCGAGAATGTTGAGGTTTACGCCATGATGGGCAATTTCTTCGGAGAGGGTTTTCACAAAACCTACTACACCCAATCGAAGGGAGTTGCTCAAGACTAAATTTTCAATAGGTTGTTTGACCGACACACTTTCTACATAGACCAAGCGGCCATATTTTTGGGTGATGAGTTTGGGAGCCAATGCTTGGGTAATTTCTACTTTCCACCGTAAGACCTTCTGATAAGCATCGTCCCAGTCATCTAATGTTGTTTCGAGGAATGACATGGCGGGTGGTCCCCCTGCATTGACCAACATACCTGATAAATGACGTTCGCCAACTTGGTTGAGGATGTGTTGAATTGTGTCGGATTGGGTAATATCGCCTACAATGCCTTCTATTTGTTTGGGTGCATAAGCGACCAATTCGTCTATTTTCTCCTTGCCTCTTGCTACTGCAATCACGATTGCGCCTTCTGCAATGAGTGCTTGGGTGACTGCTAATCCGAAGCCGCTGGTGGCTCCGCCTACTATGAATAACTGTTTGTCTATGTTTAAGTGCATGTTTTTTGTGTTAATGTTTTGAAGTTTTGGTGTTTTGAAGTGTTAATGTTTTAGGGTTTTGATGTGTTTCAATTCGTTTTGTTTTCCAACTCCATTTCTTCCTTTGCTTCGTCTTGCCATTGCTGCAATCTGGGCAACCATCGAGGAACATTTTGGCGGTAGCGTTCATAGC
This window of the Chitinophagales bacterium genome carries:
- a CDS encoding SDR family oxidoreductase, whose translation is MHLNIDKQLFIVGGATSGFGLAVTQALIAEGAIVIAVARGKEKIDELVAYAPKQIEGIVGDITQSDTIQHILNQVGERHLSGMLVNAGGPPAMSFLETTLDDWDDAYQKVLRWKVEITQALAPKLITQKYGRLVYVESVSVKQPIENLVLSNSLRLGVVGFVKTLSEEIAHHGVNLNILAPGYHATPRMEELLKKKSENEGISIGDARSTFEAQTKTGQMGEAADFASLALWLLSPVSRYITGQTISVDGGLVKGTMG